The genomic stretch GAATCGTTAGTTTGACGTTTCATTTTCAACGATACGCATGActaagacttttattttgttaatgcttcatattttttgtgtgtctaaatatgagtcgTAATCACTAGATTGTAGCAACAATGGTAATCATTAAATGTGATGATTAActacaatcattcaatcaagaGTTCATGTGAAATCCGAGTAGATCTTGGAACTTACtgtcacaggttctaggatatgcatggtaggttttaggtttcaggCGAAACTTGCCGACTGTGGAGTCGCTTACCTCTAATGCTCAAGGCCTAATTATTGGTTCATGAAGGTAAGCCAAAATTAATCAACAATATCGTTAAAAAAGCTATATGGGCATGATTAATTTGGATACACATAAGATGCCCCTGATTGCCATTGACTACTTGATCCGTGAATATAAATCAAGTCGATACAGATCGATCATCTCGTTCAACCGCAGCGGATCTTGAGTATTGTGGGCTGTTACCGCTTGTCACCGGGTTGGCCGGCCAGCCCGAGAGCAAAGCTGATTAATCCACGGACACCCACATAATTGAAAAAAGGCGACGACGATGATGCTTTTTCAAAGGGTTTGACCCAGATGCTTTGTGCTTTCAAAAGAGCAAGTGGCCTAGACAACAATGGCTGTTTTTCACTAAAGAAAGAGCCCCCCCGCCATCAACTACTTCAGCTATAGCTATTTGTCTACCATTTGATCGTACTAAACTAGGCCTAATCAGCTCACGGGCTTAATCGCGCGAGATCGAATAGTTTAATCCCCAAGCTTATCCGAAGCTCCTAACATTCACGAGACATGCAAGCTCAGACTGTTCCATTCTTGCGTGCAAATCAACTGGGGCAAGAAATAATTTGGCAAGAAACCCTCGTGCGATGACCTAAACACCCGCCCGGAGGGTTTTCATAACTTAATCTTGTGGGGCAACCTACGTGTTTAGTGGGTATTTTGTTTCTCTGGACACGCCTGTCTTTGCCCCGCACTAGCAGACAACACAGGAGTCGGTCGATTAGATTGATTCGTGGGGACTCCGGCAGCTAACTTTTGACTTTGCTTTTGAATGAGGGCACGGATTCTTTCTGTCTGTGAGACTTCATGGCTCGTAGCTGGAGTTGTCTCCGTGTCTGGATTCTTTCCGTTTGACTATTTGCCCTAGATGAGAAATTTGATTATTCAACGATCGGCCATGCATGAAGCACGAACGAAGCGTTCCAAATCTTTTGTTAGGGATtttcttctttcgttttctAAAGCCTTGGCCCCCAACTATACCCCAATCTCCTCAATAATGCCTTATAGGTCAGACGCATACCTTCCTGGATTCTTATCAAATTAATCAAGAAAGATGTCCAAATCTCGCGTTGCGTCGTCGTGGCTCTTCTCCTCTGCTCGTGTCGATTGATGACGAGTGGTTTTCGACATTGAATATGAATGGGCAGCTCTACTTAATCTTCTTGGGATgccaataaaaaaatggaaatttgaaGAGATCGAGCAAAGCCAGCCTGGATTGAGGGTGATGAACGAAGGCATTTTGTAGCAATGCTTGCAAGCATGGTTACCTTCCGCAAAGTAGATCGCGGAATTGTTTAAACTTGCACGAGCGGTATGCTTAAGACATGGTGCTATCCTCGCCAGCCTTTtgctttttcctatttttcattaTGGAAGAGAATCGATTAAAAATTATGTTTAGTTAGTATAGagttttatgtaatttttaGGTAGGAACTCGTCTAGTATGGTCGAGTAtacaaaattggccgaattactcaattaacaaaacatgaaaatgtttagcatTCAAGTGACAcagtttcgacccaaaaaataaaataaaattggcacagttcaaatgtttatgactgaattgacaaaagtgtaataggtttataactctttataatttgagagagagagagagagagagagagagagagagagagttcttacGGGTTTTGGTCATGGGGCcgaaattttctccaaaataagCAAGGACATTTTGATAAACTCACGATATTCTTTGGCGACATGTGGATAAGGTCCTTAAACTTGATTGCCTATTGGTCAATCATATGAGGAAGCTAAATTTAACGTGTAGATATATCCCGTGAATTTAGAGGATCGCAATTCTCATCTAGCTAGActttgcttgatttgattgcaATCCTCTCCATTTGTAGATGAGTCAATGTCCTCGATTTACACTCTTAGCTACATAGATCGAACATAAGCACATCTACCATTTTAATGGCTAAGATAACGGCAGATGTGAGATATTCTTGTAGGAAAAActgtccaaaaattcctaaacctactGCACTTTAATCAATTCACTTATGAACCTTTCAATTTCGACAATTGAGTTCCAAACCTTTTTTACCATTTGTCAATTGACtatatccaaccaattttaagTGGAAATCGCTGATTTGGATGCCGGTAGTGCCACTTAGGATAGCCAATTtcgttaatttagttctaaatttttactTCGCAATAGGTTTTTGGACTTTTCGGACAATTTCGCCGTGTTATGGCTGGAAATGAACTTAGGAATTGAAGCCCTTGTAGTCCCTTCCATTTTCACACGGAGAAGTATACCTTGAGTGGCAAATGGCCAAAgcttgtactctctctctctccccacagATTCTCGGAACATGATAGGGATGTGGAGATGTCATGTGAGTAACAGCAGGGATGGGAAAGGTTGATGCTTTGCTTATGTCTCGGCAtggagggaagggaaaaaagttcTTTCTTTACGAATCCCACAGACGAGCCAATACAATGTACTGCCATGGGCATAAAACCATTCAAAGCATCCACCTCACCTACCTCCGTATGGGCATTATGCAGATTCCTTTCCCTACTCCCATCGGACACCTTCAACGACCCGAAAGGCTAGATGAATCTAGACGGGGAGGGCAAACATACATGAGTGTTAAAATAGATTATAAATGTATCGTAAACAGGTTTATAACTTATTTAGGTCCAGCTCACCTCTATGGTTCTTTGTTCATTCCCGCTCGTCTTATCTCGATCTTGTACTCGCTCACTTTGCACTCTCACCTCGGTTTGGGTATGAATTTTTCTAGATcggattaaatatagaaatattttaGGAATGTGGAATGAGTGGGGTATGAATATGAGTCACTAAATTAGCATTGCAATAAAGGGACAAAAAATGAGTTAAATGAGTTTATTTGgatcggaccatttatgacATGACTAACCCACCTGTTTGATGAATCTGTCGATGAGTCTTGAGATAACCGATTTGAAAAGTAGGGCATGGGATTCCTGCGGTTGCGCGGTCCGCGTTATGGTATTGGTAAATCCTCACGTTAATCATCCAACATAGGTAAAATCATGTCTGATCCTATTCCTTCAAGTGTCaacaaaaacaatgaaattatcGATTTACGTGCTATCTATGTTAGAGGAAACGAGAGAAACGCCTAGGAAAGAACCTAAAGCACGTGCGCCCCCAATAGTTCCAGCCATGCGAATCCGCAGTTCCTCTAGCATTGGAAACCCAACAGAATGCCAGCAAAGTTTCATAAAAATTACTACTTTCCCTAATTCATTTTAAAATCTTAAATCATCAGTAGATTATAATAATATATGTAAAACTTTATAGTACTCTTTGATTAAGAAATGGGAAGCTGGTAACAACTCCTCTCTTGTATTAATTAGGCAGACGAAAGATGTCACGATATGTATAAGATATAAAATATTGTTCACGTTGGATTCCAATTATTTACATTTTTAGAGTAAATGATCACGCAATTGATCTCAAGAGGtttaaacaattttttgaatctaACAGTAGTAGGAGAAAAGTAATgcgaaatgaaaaatttgaaagttaagTCGTTAACGATATACATGTGTAGCTGATTATTGAAAGACACTTGAAAGAAATGAATTCAAATTCCTATATCATTTCATATGGTCCATTCACTTACTATTTGGGAAAGCTCAAAGCACTTCGGGAAGGAAAAGCACTTGATATACCAAACTAAATTGATGACGCACATGAAATGGTAGAAACTACCCTAAATGTCACCAAAAAGGAATATAGCGTCTGACAAATGTTGTACATTTTGTGATTCGAGCTAGTAATTTCTGACTCGACTCAATGAACTTGCCTAGCCTACTTGAAAATCCACTCCAACCTAATCGAGTTGATTAACAATATCCTATAGACACGGATCCGATCGAACTTGAGTCCGAAACTACAAGCCACCACCTGAATACTAACTTATTTTGGTTATGTGCGCTCATCAAAAACATGAAATCGAAAGGAATTGAATTTGATAATGAGCAATTGGAAATCAAATCCAAAGTAACTCGAACCTAATGAACAAGACAGGTCGTGGCATTCAGTATTGATCCTATTGAATTCATAgtttaattgaaaagaaaaaaaaaactcgaatcAATCGAGATTCATGTAAAACGTTAACCTACAGTCTAACTCATCTTCGAATCGTTCTCCGAAGAAATGAAACCCGGCCCAATCCGGTCCACGAGCTTATTACCTTGATCAGACTTATGCACCATGTCTTGGTACTAGTTTCCAAAAATCTCTACTGTCCATTCTCTTCTACCGAGCTATTtacaaaaatcaattgcatTGTGCCATTGTGGAGCTGCTTGTGTAAAACATTTTTCACGCTCTGTCTTTCTGTGTAAAAAGTTAAACTATGCAAGGGATTagatggggagagagagaggtgtaatAATGGCAGATGTGACCTCCTCCTATCCTCTCTTTCCAAGTTCTCGTGATCCCTGAAAACACTTTCATCTGTGAAGCTGCCAAGGAAAGCTGCAACTTTTAACTCCTTCCCAGCCCATCCCCCCGGTTCATGAACCACTTCTCCTATATAtactctctcctcctcctctgttttTCCTCACTCTCCAAACTCAACAGCTCAAATCAATCTCATCCTCTCGCTCTGAATTTGTCATCACATCGTTCTCCGACCAATTTCCGATAATGGGATTCCCTCTTTCCCCCCAATGTCTCGTCCTTTATCTTGTTCTTCTCCAAGTGAGCTTCGCCAATGTTTGTTGGGGATCGAGGAAGCTCGCTGCCCTGTACCAACCGCCTCCCATGGTGGCGAAGTACCACAAGGGCCTCTTGCTCGACGGCGACCTCCGCGTCTCCGTCATCTGGTACGGCAAGTTCACGCCCGCCCAGAAATCGATCATCTCCgacttcctcctctctctcactccccaGCAGACCCAACACCAGTCGCCATCATCCGTCCCCTCTGCGGCGAAATGGTGGGGCACCGTCCAAACCTACCTGCAGAAGGCCGGCAAGAAACAGTCCCGCGTCGCGTTGGCGAGCCAGTTCGACGACGAGAGCTGCTCCATGGGCAAATTGCTGAAGCGGACTCAGATCACCGAGCTGGCGCAGAAGCTCAGCTCGGGGCCCGGCGCGGGCGAGCTGGCCCTCGTCCTCACGGCCCAGGACGTCGCCGTCGAGGGCTTCTGCGTCAGCGGCTGCGGCACCCACGGCTCCGTCGGGCGGCGGCCGTTCATCTGGGTCGGCAACTCGGCGACCCAGTGCCCTGGGCAGTGCGCGTGGCCTTTCCACCAGCCGATCTACGGCCCGCAGTCGCCGCCGCTCGGCGCGCCCAACGGCGACGTGGGGGCCGACGGGATGGTGATCAACGTCGCGAGCCTCCTGGCCGGGACGGTGACGAACCCGTTCGGGAACGGGTACTCGGTCGGCGCGGCCGGTGCGCCGACGGACGTGGCGTCGGCTTGCACGGGGAGCTTCGGGAAGGGGTCGTACCCGGGGTACGCCGGGGAGCTGCTGGTGGACTCGGGGACGGGCGGGAGTTACAACGCGCAGGGGGTGAACGGGAGAAAGTATCTGTTGCCCGCGCTGTTTGACCCGACGACGTCGCAGTGTTCTACGATGGTGTGAGAGACCCTGTTGAGATGACACGTGGCTTCCTGCTGTATAGTTGCCTGTTCTGTACATAATGATGTCATAAAACGACCAGTTTATTTAATTTGAGTGTAACCGGTTTTCGCCAGTATGATGGATATTGTTATTGCTATAATTTGCCACGTCACTTGTCCTTCGAGAAATTATTCGGTGGTTAGCAACTGCCACGTCATAAGCCTATGTAGCGTGCGTGCTCCACTAAAATAATGACACATGTCCTCCGAcatggaaaagatgaaaaatgagaaactaaaataaaaagctCTCGTTTCTCTTTCCTCTGCAAAAAAGCACTGAGCACAAGCAAGCATTTATTGCT from Rhodamnia argentea isolate NSW1041297 chromosome 2, ASM2092103v1, whole genome shotgun sequence encodes the following:
- the LOC115749844 gene encoding protein PHOSPHATE-INDUCED 1-like encodes the protein MGFPLSPQCLVLYLVLLQVSFANVCWGSRKLAALYQPPPMVAKYHKGLLLDGDLRVSVIWYGKFTPAQKSIISDFLLSLTPQQTQHQSPSSVPSAAKWWGTVQTYLQKAGKKQSRVALASQFDDESCSMGKLLKRTQITELAQKLSSGPGAGELALVLTAQDVAVEGFCVSGCGTHGSVGRRPFIWVGNSATQCPGQCAWPFHQPIYGPQSPPLGAPNGDVGADGMVINVASLLAGTVTNPFGNGYSVGAAGAPTDVASACTGSFGKGSYPGYAGELLVDSGTGGSYNAQGVNGRKYLLPALFDPTTSQCSTMV